In a single window of the Podospora pseudocomata strain CBS 415.72m chromosome 2 map unlocalized CBS415.72m_2, whole genome shotgun sequence genome:
- a CDS encoding uncharacterized protein (COG:T; EggNog:ENOG503Q4A2; MEROPS:MER0094384), producing MASNEYYSQTSRADSQYYGGNDQYRTESPSAYSAPAPAYSSHHNLVGPGKDRPPAAQGVSPSPFETVFDDHVYPAAPSSSHQARRLSQQDTSYRPLSRVPSDEMPAYNHAPDDIPLQDNMQKHPSRQHIEMQDHVYDTSSSQHHQPPNKPPSKGRVRLGELGMLGSGKKKIPFVVYFFTIVQVAVFIGELVKNGTSTGSPIMIKPQFNPMIGPSPYILINMGARFVPCMHNVKAIQEAEGPVSWPCPWSTTNENTCTLSELCGFGGVQQPGQPPEPNQWFRFIVPIFLHAGLIHIGFNMLLQLTLGRDMEKHIGSIRFFIVYMSAGIFGFVMGGNFAATGIASTGASGSLFGIIALTFLDLLYSWKDRVNPTKDLMYLFIDIIISFVLGLLPGLDNFSHIGGFLMGLALGICILHSPNSLRRRIGESEVPYANSQVSSGFLKEGTVPPFFKNPVGFFKGRKPLWWGWWLIRVGALILVLVVFVLLLNNFYIHHKPVNNWCELGNLTITRDQETAQQQQAAKRAVEALMGMSRRVLRG from the exons ATGGCTTCCAACGAATACTACAGTCAGACGTCCCGAGCTGACAGTCAGTACTACGGCGGCAACGACCAATACCGAACAGAATCCCCCTCTGCTTACTCGGCGCCCGCCCCGGCCTACAGCTCCCACCACAATCTCGTTGGACCTGGGAAGGACCGGCCGCCGGCGGCGCAAGGTGTGTCTCCTTCACCTTTCGAAACCGTCTTCGACGATCATGTCTATCCGGCAGCACCATCCTCTAGCCACCAAGCGCGCCGCCTAAGTCAGCAAGACACGAGCTACCGCCCCCTCTCGCGGGTGCCCTCTGATGAAATGCCTGCTTACAATCATGCCCCAGATGACATTCCGCTGCAGGACAACATGCAGAAGCACCCTTCGAGACAACACATCGAGATGCAGGATCACGTCTATGATACTTCGTCGtcgcagcaccaccagccgcCGAACAAACCACCGAGCAAAGGgcgggtgaggttgggggagttgggcATGCTGGGCTcgggaaagaagaagataCCGTTTGTGGTGTATTTTTTTACTATTGTTCAAGTTGCAGTTTTTATCGGTGAATTGGTCAAGAATG GCACCTCGACCGGCTCCCCAATCATGATAAAACCCCAATTTAACCCCATGATCGGTCCCTCCCCCtacatcctcatcaacatggGCGCCCGCTTCGTCCCCTGCATGCACAACGTCAAGGCCATCCAAGAAGCCGAAGGACCCGTCTCGTGGCCCTGCCCCTGGTCGACCACCAACGAGAACACATGCACCCTCTCGGAGCTCTGCGGCTTCGGCGGTGTCCAGCAGCCGGGCCAACCGCCGGAACCGAACCAATGGTTCAGATTCATCGTCCCCATCTTTTTGCACGCCGGTCTGATCCACATCGGCTTCAACATGCTGCTTCAACTCACACTTGGAAGGGACATGGAGAAACACATTGGCTCGATCCGGTTCTTTATAGTGTACATGTCGGCCGGCATCTTTGGTTTCGTCATGGGGGGTAACTTTGCCGCGACTGGCATCGCCAGCACGGGCGCATCAGGTTCATTATTCGGGATCATCGCACTCACCTTTTTGGACCTGTTGTACAGCTGGAAAGACAGGGTGAATCCCACAAAGGACCTGATGTACCTCTTtatcgacatcatcatctctttTGTCCTGGGTCTCTTGCCCGGTCTGGACAACTTCAGTCACATTGGCGGGTTTTTGATGGGGTTGGCGCTGGGGATTTGTATCCTTCACTCGCCCAActcgttgaggaggaggatcggGGAGTCGGAGGTTCCCTATGCCAACAGTCAAGTTTCGTCTGGGTTTTTGAAGGAGGGGACGGTGCCACCGTTTTTTAAGAATCCCGTGGGCTTTTTCAAGGGGAGGAAGCCgctttggtgggggtggtggttgattcGGGTGGGGGCGCTGattttggtgctggtggtgtttgtgttgttgttgaataATTTTTATATTCATCACAAG CCTGTGAATAACTGGTGCGAGTTGGGGAATTTGACTATTACGAGGGATCAGGAGactgctcagcagcagcaggcggcgaagagggcggtggaggctTTGATGGGGATGTCGAGACGGGTTTTGAGGGGTTGA
- a CDS encoding uncharacterized protein (MEROPS:MER0059846; EggNog:ENOG503NW0F; COG:S), whose product MDWFGRAKIDFAHAATPLPLTRKDGSQTDLLKVVEAAVPKCQMNPLLFNGHLQTMYTAVKEHGPQIYYKRKIFDADHKTYAGTFAVDFVVPQHKDFDEELPPRTAFYSEEEFAGIGSDDSKPMLIALHGLSGGSHEIYLRHAIAPLVMDGSEWEVCVVNARGCANSKVTTGVLFNARATWDVRQFVKWARKMFPNRPLFGVGFSLGANIMTNYVGEEGANCPLKAAIAVSNPFDLEVSNKGLQRTWLGKEVYSKIMGNNLKKLFEQHKEQILKYTNVDYDRVQNVTYLHEFDRAVQTVTWGYPTENAYYRDASSCDAILAIRIPFLAISALDDPIAVKEAIPYQEFAVNPYTVLCTTSLGGHLSWFEIGGGRWHPKPICNFLNAMATDINLEAVSREEKMVGDGKYQFNTDFNPVRRKLNVLE is encoded by the exons ATGGACTGGTTCGGCCGCGCCAAAATCGACTTTGCCCACGCAGCCACCCCCCTGCCCTTAACCAGGAAAGATGGCTCCCAAACCGACCTCCTCAAGGTCGTCGAGGCCGCCGTGCCAAAATGTCAGATGAACCCCCTTCTTTTCAACGGCCATCTCCAGACCATGTACACAGCCGTCAAGGAGCACGGCCCGCAAATCTACTACAAGAGAAAGATCTTTGACGCCGACCACAAGACCTACGCCGGCACTTTTGCTGTCGACTTTGTTGTTCCTCAACATAAggactttgacgaggagcTCCCGCCGAGAACGGCGTTTTACTCGGAGGAAGAGTTTGCTGGTATTGGGTCTGATGACAGCAAGCCTATGCTGATAGCGCTGCATGGACTTTCGGGGGGGTCTCATGAGATTTATCTCCGACATGCTATTGCTcccttggtgatggatgggagcGAGTGGGAGGTTTGTGTGGTTAATGCGAGAGGTTGCGCGAACAGCAAGGTGACGACGGGGGTGTTGTTCAATGCGAGGGCGACGTGGGATGTGAGGCAGTTTGTCAagtgggcgaggaagatgtttCCCAACAGACCTCTGTTTGGGGTGGGTTTCTCGCTTGGTGCCAATATCATGACCAATTacgttggcgaggagggtgcaAACTGCCCATTGAAGGCGGCCATTGCCGTGAGCAACCCTTTCGACTTGGAGGTGTCAAACAAGGGGCTTCAGAGGACAtggttggggaaggaggtcTACTCCAAGATCATGGGCA ACAACCTCAAAAAACTCTTTGAGCAACACAAGGAGCAAATCCTCAAATACACCAACGTCGACTACGACCGCGTCCAAAACGTCACCTACCTCCACGAGTTTGACCGCGCAGTCCAGACCGTCACATGGGGTTACCCTACCGAAAACGCCTACTACCGTGACGCTTCCTCCTGcgacgccatcctcgccatccgcATCCCCTTCCTGGCCATCTCCGCCCTTGATGACCCAATTGCCGTCAAGGAAGCCATTCCCTACCAGGAGTTCGCCGTGAACCCTTACACAGTTCTCTGTACGACGTCTCTTGGCGGGCATCTGTCTTGGTTCGAAATTGGTGGCGGGAGGTGGCATCCCAAGCCAATCTGCAATTTCCTGAACGCGATGGCGACGGATATCAACTTGGAGGCCGTGAGcagagaggagaagatggttggGGATGGAAAGTACCAGTTTAATACCGACTTTAAcccggtgaggaggaagttgaaTGTACTCGAGTAG
- a CDS encoding uncharacterized protein (EggNog:ENOG503NV61; MEROPS:MER0003909; BUSCO:EOG09260DFH; COG:O): MSTEAQKPRFRKVQSFQSDYAPTGITQYVSERSGMQVIVADRKGPKVNGYFTLATEIFDDSGAPHTLEHLVFMGSKSYKYKGLLDKLAGRAYSNTNAWTAVDHTAYTLETAGWDGFAQILPVYLEHVILPNITDDACVTEVHHIDGEGNDAGVVYSEMQALQYSSSELMDLQARRLLYPENIGFRYETGGMMEALRVLTPNRIREFHKAMYQPQNLAVIITGEADHKDLLKILDTFEESIKDDIPPPNPSFKRPFVDSPQPPPLEKTIVQTVEFPEEDESTGEILVAFFGPSCIDQIEGTAVNILMTYLCGSSVSIIENTIVEREQLASSVSYWWDSRPNSVIWFQPTGVATEKLAFVEQRLVDLLKEVASKPLDMNYINECLQREKRQVKLQAESSEQFYASNIITDYLFGKRDGSTLRDLETLKEYDVLEKWTDEQWRAFLKKWVSDAHHVSILGKPSHELAKKLKAGEEERIAKRKEELGKEGLEALKNKLETAKQNNEKPIPPEVLDQWPVPGTESIHFIESLTARSGKARALGASDNKAQKIIDAAPQGKPLFVQFEDVPSNFVHLTLHVGLSETAVKYKPLLSLFTDNFFNSPVIRDGKRLEFEEVVKQLEKDTISYHISSASRLSDYEGLAIQFQVDPEKYTTIIDWLRTLMFDIVFDPVRIKAAIVKALADIPELKRDGRTMAQEVDMAIHFRPEAYLSAKRTLVKAVYLRRLKKLLEKEPETVLGWFEELRKSLFSFQNLRVLVTADVAKLSNPVAAWDALTSHPDLNPTKDVLPIVKLSAMLNEEGQSPGSVGSVIIPMTTLDSSYSVSTTTGLSSYSSPLLPAFLVAQAYLEAVEGPLWNAVRGNGLAYGVSFSREIDGGYLQFKVYRSPDASKAIEASRATVAKLASGEEPLDRHLIEGAVSSIVFGVADEQSTMTAAAQQNYMISVVRGLEQGWNKKILARVREVTEEEIREVMREVILPVFEPGRSNVVVTCAPIMEENIVKTLGERGYKTQVQTLAHFYDDYGLKADEEDGEDEEEEDEDEDMSDGSYESGSEEEDDL, translated from the exons ATGTCGACCGAGGCTCAAAAACCACGGTTCCGCAAGGTCCAAAGCTTTCAGTCCGACTATGCCCCAACTGGTATCACCCAGTACGTCTCTGAGCGAAGTGGCATGCAGGTTATTGTGGCCGACCGCAAGGGGCCCAAGGTCAACGGCTACTTCACACTAGCCACCGAGATCTTTGACGACTCTGGTGCGCCTCACACATTGGAACATTTGGTCTTTATGGGCTCCAAGAGCTACAAGTACAAGGGCCTGCTCGACAAGCTGGCCGGCAGAGCCTACTCCAACACCAATGCCTGGACTGCCGTCGACCACACCGCTTACACCCTTGAAACTGCCGGGTGGGATGGCTTTGCTCAGATCCTCCCTGTCTACCTCGAGCATGTCATTCTCCCTAACATCACGGATGATGCCTGTGTGACCGAGGTTCATCACATTGACGGCGAGGGCAACGATGCCGGTGTCGTGTACTCTGAGATGCAAGCTCTTCAGTACAGCAGCTCTGAGCTGATGGATCTTCAGGCTCGCCGGTTGCTGTATCCTGAAAATATTGGTTTCAGATACGAGACTGGCGGCATGATGGAGGCGCTTCGGGTCTTGACTCCCAACAGAATTCGTGAATTCCACAAGGCCATGTACCAGCCCCAGAATCTGgctgtcatcatcactggTGAGGCTGACCACAAGGACCTGCTGAAGATCTTGGACACGTTTGAGGAGAGCATCAAAGATGatatcccaccaccaaaccccagCTTCAAGCGCCCATTCGTTGactctccccaaccacctcctctcgaAAAGACCATTGTCCAGACTGTCGAGTTTCCCGAGGAAGACGAGTCCACCGGCGAAATCCTTGTGGCTTTCTTCGGACCCAGCTGCATCGACCAGATCGAGGGCACAGCGGTTAACATCTTGATGACCTACCTCTGCGGCTCGTCGGTCTCCATCATCGAAAACACCATCGTGGAGAGAGAGCAGCTGGCTAGTTCGGTTTCGTACTGGTGGGACTCGAGACCAAACTCCGTCATCTGGTTCCAGCCAACTGGTGTTGCCACTGAGAAGCTTGCCTTTGTCGAGCAGCGCCTGGTTGACCTTCTCAAGGAAGTCGCCTCGAAGCCTCTTGATATGAACTATATCAACGAATGCCTCCAGCGTGAGAAGCGCCAAGTGAAGCTCCAGGCGGAATCCTCCGAGCAGTTCTATGCCAGCAACATTATTACGGATTATTTGTTTGGCAAGCGGGACGGCTCTACCCTGAGAGACCTGGAGACCCTGAAGGAGTATGATGTGCTCGAGAAGTGGACTGATGAGCAGTGGCGTGCCTTTTTGAAGAAGTGGGTCTCTGACGCCCATCACGTCTCTATTCTCGGAAAGCCATCGCatgagctggccaagaagctcaaggctgGCGAAGAGGAGCGCATCgccaagaggaaggaggagctcggAAAGGAGGGTCTCGAGGCTCTCAAGAACAAGCTCGAGACTGCCAAGCAGAACAACGAGAAGCCAATTCCTCCTGAGGTGTTGGATCAGTGGCCAGTTCCTGGCACTGAGTCAATTCACTTTATTGAGTCTTTGACCGCGAGATCAGGAAAGGCTCGTGCCCTTGGTGCTTCGGACAACAAGGCGCAGAAGATCATCGATGCAGCTCCTCAAGGAAAGCCCCTTTTTGTGCAGTTTGAGGATGTTCCGTCCAACTTTGTGCACTTGACGCTTCATGTCGGCCTCTCTGAGACAGCAGTCAAGTACAAGCCTCTTCTTTCCCTCTTCACCGACAacttcttcaactcccccGTCATCCGGGATGGCAAGCGTCTCGAATTCGAGGAAGTCGTCAAGCAGCTTGAAAAGGACACAATCAGCTACCACATCAGCTCGGCCAGCAGACTAAGCGATTACGAGGGTCTGGCTATCCAGTTCCAGGTAGACCCGGAAAAgtacaccaccatcatcgactGGCTGCGCACGCTCATGTTCGACATTGTCTTTGACCCTGTCCGCATCAAGGCTGCCATCGTGAAAGCCCTTGCCGATATCCCCGAGCTCAAGCGCGATGGCCGGACCATGGCTCAGGAAGTCGACATGGCCATCCACTTCCGTCCCGAGGCTTACCTGTCTGCGAAGCGCACCCTCGTCAAGGCGGTCTACCTCCGTCGCCTCAAGAAGCTTCTCGAGAAAGAGCCCGAGACCGTCCTCGGGTGGTTCGAGGAACTCCGCAAGTCTCTCTTTTCGTTCCAAAACCTCCGCGTGCTAGTCACCGCCGACGTGGCCAAACTCTCCAACCCAGTCGCAGCCTGGGACGCactcacctcccaccccgacctcaacccaaccaagGACGTCCTCCCCATCGTCAAACTCTCGGCAATGCTCAACGAAGAAGGGCAATCCCCTGGTTCGGTAGGATcagtcatcatccccatgaCAACCCTCGACAGTTCTTACtccgtctccaccaccaccggcctctCTTCctactcctcccccctcctcccggccTTCCTCGTCGCCCAAGCCTACCTCGAAGCGGTCGAGGGCCCGCTCTGGAACGCCGTCCGAGGCAACGGTCTTGCCTACGGGGTTTCATTTTCGAGGGAGATAGACGGTGGATACCTCCAGTTCAAGGTTTACCGTTCCCCCGACGCCTCCAAGGCCATTGAAGCCTCCCGCGCGACGGTTGCGAAGCTGGCCTCGGGCGAGGAGCCGCTGGATAGGCACTTGATCGAGGGTGCGGTCAGCTCGATTGTGTTTGGCGTGGCGGACGAGCAGTCTAccatgacggcggcggcgcagCAGAATTACATGATTTCTGTCGTTCGCGGGTTGGAGCAGGGGTGGAACAAGAAGATTCTGGCtagggtgagggaggtgacggaggaggagattagggaggtgatgagggaggtgatcTTGCCGGTTTTTGAGCCGGGGAGGAGCAATGTTGTTGTTACTTGTGCGCCGatcatggaggag AATATCGTCAAGACGCTGGGTGAGAGGGGTTACAAGACCCAGGTTCAGACGCTTGCTCACTTTTATGATGACTATGGTCTcaaggctgatgaggaggatggtgaggatgaggaagaggaggatgaagatgaggatatgAGCGATGGGTCGTATGAGTCTggttcggaggaggaggatgatctCTAG
- a CDS encoding uncharacterized protein (COG:K; EggNog:ENOG503NX1S): MSDSHSLAQILIRSVIRAFHTTQEVLAIEALVQHSCLRDDELAYLMKMNTKDLHRLCASLRDARFLTVHTRPEVIEGKTRPVNRTYYYIDYQQTVDAIKWRVYKTDKDMQGIAKPQDESKEYSCPRCKSQWTQLEVLDSVSIEGFLCLRCEAVLERSQEQEQPGHQQLSRMNNQFKFMTDMLQQIDKGLVPECSFDKAIAVARPIVREAMHEVLASVPVEDAGGMGKPSAVKGLANTGPKTMQVTISDGNEEAELIESRKRKERFLRENALPSWITDSSVPVPAATAAPPVVSFEMRDADGGDGGRAGKRVKVEGEMSFKMEEDEEDDLEFEDVV; encoded by the coding sequence aTGTCCGACTCCCACTCCCTAGCCCAAATCCTCATCCGCTCCGTCATCCGCGccttccacaccacccaagaAGTCCTCGCCATCGAAGCCCTGGTCCAACACTCCTGCCTCCGCGACGACGAGCTAGCCTACCTCATGAAGATGAACACCAAagacctccaccgcctctgCGCCTCCCTCCGCGACGCCCGGTTTTTAACCGTACACACCCGCCCGGAAGTCATCGAGGGCAAAACCCGGCCTGTCAACAGGACATACTACTACATCGACTACCAGCAAACCGTCGACGCCATCAAGTGGCGCGTCTACAAGACAGACAAGGACATGCAGGGCATCGCCAAACCACAGGACGAAAGCAAGGAGTATTCCTGCCCCAGGTGTAAATCCCAGTGGACGCAGCTGGAAGTGCTGGACAGCGTGAGCATAGAGGGGTTCTTGTGTCTACGATGCGAGGCTGTGCTTGAGAGGAGTCAAGAGCAGGAGCAACCCGGTCATCAGCAGTTGTCGAGGATGAATAACCAGTTTAAATTCATGACGGACATGCTGCAGCAGATCGACAAGGGGCTGGTGCCAGAATGCAGTTTTGACAAGGCGATTGCGGTGGCGAGACCGATTGTACGGGAGGCGATGCATGAGGTTTTGGCGAGCgtgccggtggaggatgcgggggggatggggaagcCGTCTGCAGTCAAGGGGTTGGCGAACACGGGGCCGAAGACGATGCAGGTTACGATCAGTGATGGGAATGAGGAGGCGGAGCTGATTGAGAGtaggaagaggaaggagaggttttTGAGGGAGAACGCGCTGCCGAGTTGGATTACAGATAGctcggtgccggtgccggctGCGACGGCTGCGCCCCCGGTGGTGAGCTTTGAGATGAGGGATgcggatgggggggatgggggacgggcggggaagagggtgaaggtggagggggagatgagctttaagatggaggaggatgaggaggatgatttggagtttgaggatgtggtttag
- a CDS encoding uncharacterized protein (EggNog:ENOG503P4WQ; COG:U) produces the protein MEREREWDYQHHHHTPQLSIPAPQINPHHRFQLPTTHHGLLRPHPFQIPSDSPTPPQGGLLTPSPKYHGTPPLQHHLQLLAAFSSIAALLILRRQTKLSLSSPLTHPPPPVWQKALFYSATYLSFSGLAHDYTGKSIYKRTNDRLDSLFSSSSSSQSSNSIFNPLPEQAQRTKQLIKEERERRRLAEGKPPTEAKEEEEKKGLITKIWMGGEKDGWQERRMEEEKKALEEGKGYGDLIMEQIYEVFGWGGKKDDEKKEKPEEKKKD, from the exons atggagagagagcgagagtGGGA CtaccagcatcaccaccacacacctcAACTCTCTATTCCAGCCCCTCAAATCAACCCACACCACAGATTTCAACTTCCCACCACTCACCATGGCCTCCTCCGaccccaccccttccaaaTCCCCTCCGattcccccacccctccccaaggaggtctcctcaccccctcccccaaataCCAcggcaccccccccctccaacaccacctccaactcctcgccgccttctcctccatcgccgctctcctcatcctccgccgACAAACCaaactctccctctcctcccccctcacccaccccccgcccccggTCTGGCAAAAAGCCCTCTTCTACTCAGCCACCTACCTCTCCTTTTCCGGGCTCGCCCACGACTACACCGGCAAGTCAATCTACAAGCGCACCAACGACCGTCTCGActccctcttttcctcctcctcctcttcccaatcATCTAACTCAAtcttcaacccccttcccgaACAAGCCCAGCGGACAAAGCAGCTaatcaaggaggagagggagcggaggaggttaGCTGAGGGTAAGCCGCCAACAGAGgcaaaagaggaggaggagaaaaagggtctcatcaccaagataTGGATGGGGGGTGAAAAGGACGGGTGGCAAGAGAGAAGaatggaagaagaaaaaaaagcgctggaagaagggaaggggtATGGGGATTTGATTATGGAGCAGATCTATGAGGTttttgggtggggaggaaagAAGGACGATGAGAAAAAGGAGAAaccggaggagaagaagaaggattaA
- a CDS encoding uncharacterized protein (EggNog:ENOG503NZ7I; COG:E), with the protein MASSGPITTPLTTLLGIKHPILLAGMARTSSAPLAAAVSNAGGLGVIGGFMYTPDQLRGIVTELKSLLAHPSLPFGIDLALPQVGGNARKTNHDYTNGKLDELIDITIESGAKLFVCAVGVPPKHVIERLHNAGILIMNMVGHPKHAVKALDLGVDMVCPQGGEGGGHTGDISGTVLIPAVVDVARKYKPQMLNGQSAMVVAAGGIHNGRGLAAALMQGAVGVWVGTRFVASVEAGCSEQHKQAVVECGFDETERTLVLSGRPLRMKTNDWVRGWHAKPDMIRELTGKGVVPIEYDLDKGNEIDVPHLMGQVAGAIQKVQPAREIVEEMVEDAVQMLRLGGQYLAGNKGSKL; encoded by the coding sequence atggcctcctccggccccatcaccaccccgcTCACAACCCTCCTGGGAATCAaacaccccatcctcctcgccggcatggcccgcacctcctccgccccgcTCGCCGCCGCGGTCTCCAACGCCGGCGGTTTAGGGGTTATCGGCGGCTTCATGTACACCCCCGATCAGCTCCGCGGCATCGTCACAGAGCTCAAGTCCCTGCTtgcccacccctccctccctttcGGTATCGACCTTGCCCTCCCACAAGTCGGGGGCAACGCGAGAAAGACAAACCACGATTACACCAACGGTAAACTCGACGAGCTGATTGATATCACGATTGAGTCCGGAGCAAAACTGTTTGTCTGCGCGGTGGGGGTCCCGCCGAAGCATGTAATTGAGCGGTTGCACAACGCAGGGATTCTAATCATGAACATGGTTGGTCACCCCAAGCACGCGGTGAAAGCGTTGGATCTTGGGGTTGATATGGTCTGCCCtcaggggggggaggggggtgggcacACGGGGGATATCAGTGGGACGGTGCTTATTCCTgcggtggttgatgttgcgaGGAAATACAAACCCCAGATGCTCAACGGGCAGAGTGCTAtggttgttgctgcgggAGGGATTCATAACGGGAGGGGgctggctgctgctttgATGCAGGGTGCtgttggggtttgggtcGGGACGCGGTTTGTTGCTTCGGTTGAGGCGGGGTGTTCGGAGCAGCATAAGCAGGCAGTTGTCGAGTGCGGCTTTGACGAGACGGAGAGGACGTTGGTGTTGAGTGGACGGCCgttgaggatgaagacgaaTGATTGGGTTAGGGGGTGGCATGCGAAGCCGGATATGATTAGGGAGTTGAccgggaagggggtggtgccgaTTGAGTATGATCTTGATAAGGGGAATGAGATTGATGTGCCTCATCTCATGGGCCAGGTTGCGGGCGCGATCCAAAAGGTGCAGCCGGCCagggagattgtggaggagatggtggaggacgCGGTGcagatgttgaggttgggggggcaATATCTTGCCGGGAATAAAgggtcgaagttgtag